A genomic segment from Nonomuraea helvata encodes:
- the map gene encoding type I methionyl aminopeptidase → MIELKSAGEIAAMREAGRVVAAIHAAVRERAAVGVSLKALDEVARTVIEEAGAGASFLGYHPSFGATPYPGVICTSVNGTMLHGLPTPYRLRDGDLISVDCGAIVDGWHADGTVSFAVGHAREEDLKLIRVAEETLAAGIQAAVPGGRMGDIGHAMSTVGRGAGYGMQNDFGGHGIGRAMHESPFVPNEATAGRGLRLRPGLVIAIEPSLMAGGGDDYYMADDGWSVCSGDGSRSVHVEHTVAITADGPVILTLP, encoded by the coding sequence GTGATCGAGCTGAAGTCAGCCGGTGAGATAGCCGCGATGCGCGAGGCGGGCAGGGTCGTCGCCGCGATCCACGCCGCGGTGCGGGAGCGGGCCGCGGTCGGGGTGTCGTTGAAGGCGCTCGACGAGGTGGCCAGGACGGTCATCGAGGAGGCGGGCGCGGGGGCGTCGTTCCTGGGGTATCACCCGTCGTTCGGCGCGACGCCGTACCCGGGGGTGATCTGCACCTCGGTGAACGGGACCATGCTGCACGGCCTGCCGACCCCGTACCGGCTGCGCGACGGCGACCTGATCAGCGTCGACTGCGGCGCGATCGTCGACGGCTGGCATGCCGACGGCACGGTCAGCTTCGCCGTCGGGCACGCGCGTGAGGAGGACCTCAAGCTGATCAGGGTGGCGGAGGAGACGCTGGCGGCGGGCATCCAGGCGGCCGTGCCAGGCGGCCGGATGGGCGACATCGGCCACGCCATGTCCACGGTCGGCCGCGGCGCGGGGTACGGCATGCAGAACGACTTCGGCGGCCACGGCATCGGGCGGGCCATGCACGAGTCGCCGTTCGTGCCCAACGAGGCCACCGCGGGCCGCGGGCTGCGGCTGCGGCCGGGGCTGGTGATCGCGATCGAGCCGAGCCTGATGGCCGGGGGCGGCGACGACTACTACATGGCCGACGACGGCTGGTCGGTGTGCTCGGGCGACGGCAGCAGGAGCGTGCACGTCGAGCACACCGTCGCGATCACCGCCGACGGCCCGGTCATCCTGACGTTGCCGTAG
- the ilvN gene encoding acetolactate synthase small subunit, whose amino-acid sequence MSRHTLSVLVENKPGVLARVSALFSRRGFNIDSLAVGPTEHDDISRMTIVVSVEELPLEQVTKQLNKLVNVLKIVELDTSQSVQRELMLIKVKADADNRSHVLELVNLFRARCVDVAADAVTIEVTGTPDKLEAFVKVLEPFGIKELVQSGMVAIGRGARSITDRSLRALDRTA is encoded by the coding sequence ATGAGTAGACACACGCTGTCGGTGCTCGTCGAGAACAAGCCGGGCGTGCTGGCGCGCGTGTCCGCGTTGTTCAGCAGGCGGGGCTTCAACATAGACTCGCTGGCAGTGGGGCCGACCGAACACGACGACATCTCGCGCATGACCATCGTGGTCAGCGTCGAGGAGCTGCCGCTCGAGCAGGTCACCAAGCAGCTCAACAAACTGGTGAACGTCCTGAAGATCGTCGAGCTCGACACCTCGCAGTCGGTCCAGCGCGAGCTGATGCTGATCAAGGTCAAGGCCGACGCCGACAACCGTTCGCACGTGCTGGAGCTCGTCAACCTCTTCCGCGCCCGCTGCGTCGACGTGGCCGCCGATGCCGTGACCATCGAGGTCACCGGCACTCCCGACAAGCTCGAGGCGTTCGTCAAGGTCCTCGAGCCGTTCGGGATCAAAGAACTCGTCCAGTCGGGCATGGTGGCCATCGGCCGCGGCGCCCGTTCCATCACCGACCGGTCCCTCAGGGCATTGGACCGTACCGCCTGA
- a CDS encoding PadR family transcriptional regulator, with amino-acid sequence MMNARRAPGPGPTGRFFGPGELRLAVLALVAEQPGHGYQVMSRLADRFNGTYEPSAGSIYPTLQLLEDEGLVRVEPDDGRKVYHVTGEGRRAADEQAEEIERLWGRAAGRAEWGMFREPEAAEIIGPALRLVKAAVKTLAHAHGDPRVVEEIQEIFVEARRRIERLDPRKQRKEGR; translated from the coding sequence ATGATGAACGCGCGCCGCGCCCCCGGGCCGGGCCCGACGGGGCGCTTCTTCGGGCCGGGCGAGCTCCGCCTGGCCGTCCTCGCCCTCGTCGCCGAGCAGCCCGGCCACGGCTACCAGGTCATGAGCCGCCTCGCCGACCGCTTCAACGGCACCTACGAGCCGAGCGCCGGCTCCATCTACCCCACCCTGCAACTGCTCGAGGACGAGGGTCTCGTACGCGTCGAGCCCGACGACGGCCGCAAGGTCTACCACGTCACCGGCGAGGGCAGGCGCGCGGCCGACGAGCAGGCCGAGGAGATCGAGCGGCTCTGGGGCCGGGCGGCCGGCCGGGCCGAGTGGGGGATGTTCCGCGAACCCGAAGCCGCCGAGATCATCGGCCCGGCGCTGCGCCTGGTCAAGGCCGCCGTGAAGACGCTCGCGCACGCCCATGGCGATCCCAGGGTGGTCGAGGAGATCCAGGAGATCTTCGTCGAGGCACGGCGCAGGATCGAGCGGCTGGATCCCAGGAAGCAGCGGAAGGAGGGGCGATGA
- a CDS encoding HIT family protein, whose amino-acid sequence MRATVLVSRQLTGALGAPGVNLWHASGETAWQSVFHFHIHVVPRYDADDLMLPWVEIERPVDSLAGLAAEIRGESAD is encoded by the coding sequence ATGCGTGCCACGGTCCTGGTGAGCCGGCAGCTCACCGGCGCGTTGGGGGCGCCGGGCGTCAACCTCTGGCACGCGAGCGGCGAGACCGCCTGGCAGAGCGTCTTCCATTTCCACATTCACGTCGTCCCTCGGTACGACGCCGACGATCTCATGCTCCCCTGGGTGGAGATCGAGCGTCCGGTCGACTCCTTGGCCGGCTTGGCGGCCGAGATCCGCGGCGAGTCCGCCGACTGA
- a CDS encoding LysR family substrate-binding domain-containing protein, which yields MPVQGLHRAPDADAGPVVGLRDDLAPAYQQIQEAVARAIATGKAVTGTLRVGFSSQWAGDAVIEAADVFRQRYPDSAVRIQEVQLTDPFGPLRSGALDLQLTEFPVAEPDLVAGPVVFSEPRALMVHARHPFARRESLCLEDLARTPLVAVSGDVPQYWLDHHYPRCTPEGRPITHSATAAYWQEVQSLVATGRGASPVALRAAQYYARPGIVFVPIHDAPPIEYGLIWPVNGGTARVRAFVETICEVAA from the coding sequence GTGCCGGTCCAGGGTCTCCATCGTGCGCCAGATGCCGACGCGGGGCCCGTAGTCGGGCTCCGCGACGATCTCGCCCCGGCTTACCAGCAGATCCAGGAGGCGGTCGCGCGGGCGATCGCCACAGGCAAGGCCGTCACCGGGACGCTGCGCGTCGGCTTCTCCTCGCAGTGGGCAGGCGACGCGGTCATCGAGGCCGCCGACGTGTTCAGGCAGCGGTACCCGGACAGCGCCGTACGGATCCAGGAGGTGCAGCTCACCGATCCGTTCGGCCCGCTGCGCTCGGGTGCGCTGGATCTGCAGCTCACCGAGTTCCCCGTCGCCGAGCCGGATCTGGTCGCCGGACCGGTGGTCTTCTCCGAGCCGCGCGCTCTCATGGTCCACGCACGACATCCGTTCGCCCGGCGCGAGTCGCTCTGCCTGGAGGATCTGGCACGCACCCCGCTGGTGGCCGTCTCAGGCGACGTCCCGCAGTACTGGCTGGACCACCACTACCCCCGCTGTACGCCCGAGGGACGGCCCATCACGCACAGTGCGACCGCCGCCTACTGGCAGGAGGTGCAATCGCTGGTGGCGACCGGCCGCGGCGCGTCACCGGTCGCTCTGCGTGCCGCGCAGTACTACGCGCGGCCCGGCATCGTCTTCGTGCCGATCCACGACGCGCCGCCCATCGAGTACGGCCTGATCTGGCCGGTCAACGGCGGCACGGCCCGGGTCCGCGCCTTCGTCGAGACGATCTGCGAGGTCGCGGCGTGA
- a CDS encoding type II toxin-antitoxin system VapB family antitoxin has translation MTRTVIDLDDEALAEAAELLGTSSKEETVNAALREIVDRRRRAAAVARMRQMVAEGEIDLSLLDKAACPKVMAPPGGTGEPWLTCPT, from the coding sequence ATGACCAGAACTGTGATCGACCTCGACGATGAAGCTCTGGCCGAGGCCGCCGAGCTGCTTGGCACCTCATCGAAGGAGGAAACAGTCAACGCCGCTCTGCGGGAAATCGTGGACCGGCGTCGGCGGGCGGCGGCCGTCGCTCGTATGCGTCAGATGGTGGCCGAGGGGGAAATCGACCTTTCCCTCCTTGACAAGGCGGCGTGTCCAAAGGTCATGGCGCCGCCAGGTGGGACAGGCGAGCCTTGGCTCACCTGTCCCACCTGA
- the ilvC gene encoding ketol-acid reductoisomerase, with product MYYDDQADLSIIQGRHVAVLGYGSQGHAHALSLRDSGVDVRVGLPEGSKSREKAENDGLRVVTPAEAVEEANLTMILAPDHIQRDLYTQHVAPNLVEGDALFFGHGLNIRYGLIEAPEGVDVCMVAPKGPGHLVRRQFEAGRGVPVLVAVEKDASGKALDLALSYAKGIGGTRAGALRTTFKEETETDLFGEQAVLCGGVSELIKAGFDTLIEAGYQPEVAYFECLHEMKLIVDLMYEGGISKMYWSVSDTAEYGGYTRGPRVITEETRQEMRRILGEVQDGTFARQLVEEFESGQKEFKRYREELSEDAIEKTGAKLRPMMSWLKA from the coding sequence ATTTACTACGACGACCAGGCCGACCTGTCGATCATCCAGGGACGCCACGTGGCCGTGCTGGGGTACGGCAGCCAGGGCCACGCCCACGCGCTCTCCCTGCGTGACTCCGGCGTGGACGTCCGCGTCGGCCTGCCGGAGGGTTCCAAGAGCCGCGAGAAGGCGGAGAACGACGGACTGCGGGTCGTCACCCCGGCGGAGGCGGTCGAAGAGGCCAACCTCACCATGATCCTCGCGCCGGACCACATCCAGCGCGACCTGTACACCCAGCACGTCGCCCCCAACCTCGTCGAGGGCGACGCGCTCTTCTTCGGCCACGGCCTCAACATCCGCTACGGCCTCATCGAGGCCCCGGAGGGCGTGGACGTCTGCATGGTCGCCCCCAAGGGCCCCGGCCACCTCGTCCGCCGCCAGTTCGAGGCCGGGCGCGGCGTGCCCGTTCTCGTGGCCGTCGAGAAGGACGCCTCGGGCAAGGCGCTGGACCTGGCGCTGTCGTACGCGAAGGGCATCGGCGGCACCCGCGCCGGCGCGCTCCGCACGACCTTCAAGGAGGAGACGGAGACGGACCTGTTCGGCGAGCAGGCCGTGCTGTGCGGCGGCGTCTCCGAGCTCATCAAGGCGGGCTTCGACACGCTGATCGAGGCCGGCTACCAGCCCGAGGTCGCGTACTTCGAGTGCCTGCACGAGATGAAGCTGATCGTCGACCTGATGTACGAGGGCGGCATCTCCAAGATGTACTGGTCGGTCTCCGACACCGCGGAGTACGGCGGCTACACCCGCGGCCCGCGCGTCATCACCGAGGAGACGCGGCAGGAGATGCGCCGGATCCTGGGCGAGGTCCAGGACGGCACCTTCGCGCGGCAGCTCGTCGAGGAGTTCGAGAGCGGCCAGAAGGAGTTCAAGCGCTACCGCGAGGAGCTGTCCGAGGACGCGATCGAGAAGACGGGCGCGAAGCTCCGTCCGATGATGAGCTGGCTCAAGGCCTAG
- a CDS encoding helix-turn-helix domain-containing protein, with the protein MERDTPFEPYGDFIADCPARLAVDLFAHAWLPVVVFALKDGPMRPGALRQSIGGVSQKVLTQTLRRMEHWGLVRRHRYAEAPPRVEYELTAAGQDLLVPIRALGEWAFRHADMVLAAASDQASAQNRAG; encoded by the coding sequence ATGGAGCGCGACACCCCCTTTGAGCCGTACGGAGACTTCATCGCCGATTGCCCGGCCCGGCTGGCTGTGGATCTGTTCGCCCACGCCTGGCTTCCTGTGGTGGTGTTCGCGTTGAAGGACGGCCCCATGCGGCCCGGGGCGCTGCGGCAGAGCATCGGCGGCGTCAGCCAGAAGGTGCTGACGCAGACGCTGCGCCGGATGGAGCACTGGGGCCTGGTCCGGCGCCACCGCTACGCCGAGGCCCCGCCCAGGGTGGAGTACGAGCTGACGGCGGCGGGCCAGGACCTGCTCGTCCCGATCCGCGCGCTCGGCGAATGGGCCTTCCGGCACGCCGACATGGTGCTGGCCGCCGCTTCCGACCAGGCGTCGGCTCAGAACCGGGCGGGCTAG
- a CDS encoding siderophore-interacting protein — translation MRRTVARRLLDRMFVAGEVLDVEQVTSRMRRVRIGGEGLAELEWTPGQHVRLLIGDGGGLLGGVLRTYSIWQYDPSWEAIDLIGYDHGGDSPGASWIRNARPGMEVAFTRPDGGFVVKEQAPYHVFAGEETASVAFGAMLRALPVGERVFGAVEADGPDGHLDLPRELARVCRGGASAAGSEVLVDAVRALDLPDEPGVAYLAGEARTIQAVRAHLVRERGWQRRDVRTKPFWTPGRKGLD, via the coding sequence ATGAGGCGGACCGTGGCCCGCAGGCTGCTCGACCGGATGTTCGTCGCGGGGGAGGTGCTCGATGTCGAGCAGGTGACCTCCCGCATGCGGCGGGTCAGGATCGGGGGAGAGGGGCTCGCCGAGCTGGAGTGGACGCCCGGCCAGCACGTACGACTGCTGATCGGCGACGGCGGCGGCCTGCTGGGCGGGGTCCTGCGCACCTACTCGATCTGGCAGTACGACCCCAGCTGGGAGGCGATCGACCTCATCGGGTACGACCACGGCGGTGACTCGCCGGGCGCCTCCTGGATCAGGAACGCCAGGCCCGGCATGGAGGTCGCCTTCACCAGGCCGGACGGCGGTTTCGTGGTCAAGGAGCAGGCGCCGTACCACGTGTTCGCGGGCGAGGAGACGGCCTCGGTGGCGTTCGGCGCGATGCTGCGGGCGCTGCCGGTCGGCGAGCGGGTGTTCGGCGCGGTGGAGGCCGACGGGCCGGACGGCCACCTCGACCTGCCCAGGGAGCTGGCGCGGGTGTGCCGGGGCGGCGCCTCCGCGGCCGGTTCCGAGGTCCTGGTGGACGCGGTGCGAGCGCTGGACCTGCCGGACGAGCCGGGCGTCGCCTATCTCGCCGGTGAGGCGCGCACGATCCAGGCCGTACGCGCCCACCTGGTCCGCGAGCGCGGCTGGCAGCGCAGGGACGTGCGTACGAAGCCCTTCTGGACCCCCGGCAGGAAGGGCCTCGACTGA
- a CDS encoding polysaccharide deacetylase family protein translates to METLDRHGVRASVLLNSDVAHHYPQIIKAGLERDWAWLAHGRTNSILQAGMTREEERAYLADVVDTIAAATGRRPHGWMGPGLTETFDTPALLAELGLSYVLDWTNDDQPYRLNVPGLLSVPYTVELNDLGLFGKGTSGLEFVQIVKDQYEQLRADSRDGGRVMALALHPFVIGQAFRAKYLDQALAYLAAQPDAWLTTSDEIAQHYWTLG, encoded by the coding sequence ATGGAGACCCTGGACCGGCACGGCGTACGGGCGAGCGTGCTGCTGAACTCCGACGTCGCCCACCACTACCCGCAGATCATCAAGGCCGGGCTGGAGCGCGACTGGGCCTGGCTCGCGCACGGGCGGACCAACTCGATCCTCCAGGCGGGCATGACCCGCGAGGAGGAACGCGCCTACCTCGCCGACGTCGTCGACACCATCGCCGCCGCCACCGGCCGCAGGCCGCACGGCTGGATGGGGCCGGGGCTGACCGAGACGTTCGACACCCCGGCCCTGCTCGCCGAGCTCGGGCTGAGCTACGTGCTCGACTGGACCAACGACGACCAGCCTTACCGGTTGAACGTGCCGGGCCTGCTCAGCGTCCCGTACACGGTGGAGCTCAACGACCTGGGCCTGTTCGGCAAGGGCACCAGCGGGCTGGAGTTCGTTCAGATCGTCAAGGACCAGTACGAGCAGCTGCGCGCTGACTCCCGGGACGGCGGCCGGGTGATGGCGCTGGCCCTGCACCCGTTCGTGATCGGCCAGGCGTTCCGCGCCAAGTACCTGGACCAGGCGCTGGCCTATCTCGCGGCACAGCCTGACGCCTGGCTGACCACCAGCGACGAGATCGCCCAGCACTACTGGACGCTCGGGTAG
- a CDS encoding acetolactate synthase large subunit, producing the protein MTERMTGAQALVRALEHVGVDTVFGIPGGAILPAYDPLYDSTKVRHVLVRHEQGAGHAAEGYAQATGRVGVCMATSGPGATNLVTPIADAYMDSVPIVAITGQVASAAIGTDAFQEADISGITMPITKHNFLVTDPGDIARTIMEAFHIASTGRPGPVLVDISKDALQSETVFSWPPTMQLPGYRPVTRPHSKQIREAAKLIAESRRPVLYVGGGVHKAGASQELLQLAELTDIPVVTTLMARGTFPDSHPQHMGMPGMHGSVSAVAALQQSDLLIGLGVRFDDRVTGDLKSFAPNAKVVHADIDPAEISKNRHADVPIVGDCKEVIGDLVAAIEASGQKGDYSAWWTILNGYKKTYPLGYETFEDGSLAPQYVMERLSAIAGPDTYYVAGVGQHQMWASQFIDYEKPGTFINSGGLGTMGFAVPAAMGAKMGRPDATVWAIDGDGCFQMTNQELATCALEGVPVKIAVINNGNLGMVRQWQTLFYDQRYSNTNLQTTRRIPDFVKLAEAYGCVGLRCERPEDVDAVIKKAMEINDVPVVVDFVVHQDAMVWPMVAAGTSNDDIKIARDMAPKWENEDE; encoded by the coding sequence ATGACCGAACGGATGACAGGTGCACAGGCCCTGGTCAGGGCGCTGGAGCACGTTGGAGTCGACACAGTGTTCGGGATCCCGGGCGGTGCCATTCTGCCGGCCTACGATCCTCTCTACGACTCGACCAAGGTCCGGCACGTGCTCGTACGCCACGAGCAGGGTGCGGGTCACGCGGCCGAGGGCTACGCGCAGGCCACCGGCAGGGTCGGGGTGTGCATGGCGACCAGCGGCCCCGGCGCCACGAACCTGGTGACGCCGATCGCCGACGCGTACATGGACTCGGTGCCGATCGTGGCGATCACCGGCCAGGTGGCCAGCGCCGCCATCGGCACGGACGCGTTCCAGGAAGCCGACATCTCCGGCATCACCATGCCGATCACGAAGCACAACTTCCTGGTCACGGACCCTGGAGACATCGCCCGTACGATCATGGAGGCCTTCCACATCGCCTCCACCGGCCGTCCCGGCCCGGTGCTCGTGGACATCTCGAAGGACGCGCTGCAGTCGGAGACCGTCTTCAGTTGGCCGCCGACCATGCAGCTCCCGGGCTACCGCCCGGTCACCAGGCCGCACTCCAAGCAGATCCGCGAGGCCGCCAAGCTGATCGCCGAGTCCAGGCGGCCGGTGCTGTACGTCGGCGGCGGCGTCCACAAGGCGGGCGCGTCGCAGGAGCTGCTCCAGCTGGCCGAGCTGACCGACATCCCGGTCGTCACGACCCTGATGGCCAGGGGCACGTTCCCCGACAGCCACCCCCAGCACATGGGCATGCCTGGGATGCACGGCAGCGTCTCGGCCGTGGCCGCGCTCCAGCAGTCCGACCTGCTCATCGGTCTGGGCGTGCGCTTCGACGACCGGGTGACCGGTGACCTGAAGTCGTTCGCGCCGAACGCGAAGGTCGTGCACGCCGACATCGACCCGGCGGAGATCTCCAAGAACCGCCACGCCGACGTGCCGATCGTGGGCGACTGCAAGGAGGTCATCGGCGACCTCGTCGCCGCCATCGAGGCATCGGGGCAGAAGGGCGACTACAGCGCCTGGTGGACGATCCTCAACGGCTACAAGAAGACGTACCCACTGGGCTACGAGACGTTCGAGGACGGCTCGCTGGCGCCGCAGTACGTGATGGAGCGGCTGAGCGCCATCGCCGGGCCCGACACGTACTACGTGGCCGGGGTCGGGCAGCACCAGATGTGGGCCTCGCAGTTCATCGACTACGAGAAGCCCGGCACGTTCATCAACTCCGGCGGCCTCGGCACGATGGGCTTCGCCGTCCCGGCCGCGATGGGCGCCAAGATGGGCCGCCCCGACGCCACGGTGTGGGCCATCGACGGCGACGGCTGCTTCCAGATGACCAACCAGGAGCTGGCCACGTGCGCCCTGGAGGGGGTGCCGGTCAAGATCGCCGTCATCAACAACGGTAATCTCGGCATGGTCCGCCAGTGGCAGACGCTCTTCTACGACCAGCGTTACTCCAACACCAACCTGCAGACGACGCGCCGCATCCCGGACTTCGTGAAGCTGGCCGAGGCCTATGGTTGTGTGGGCCTGCGGTGCGAGCGTCCCGAGGACGTGGACGCCGTGATCAAGAAGGCTATGGAGATCAACGACGTGCCCGTCGTGGTCGACTTCGTCGTCCACCAGGACGCCATGGTCTGGCCCATGGTCGCGGCAGGCACCAGCAACGACGACATCAAGATCGCCCGGGACATGGCGCCGAAGTGGGAGAACGAGGATGAGTAG
- a CDS encoding class I SAM-dependent methyltransferase, producing the protein MTQLTSAITDYWDAAAPTFDEEPDHGLRAERTRAAWDRRLRAWAPPAPAGILDVGCGTGSLSVLLAAAGHRVTGVDLAPQMIDHARAKLSAAGLEGRFLVGDAAAPPTGDERFDVVLCRHLVWTLPDPRAALGEWVSRLRPGGRLVLVEGRWGEAGLPYVAGAGSLPWSGGVRADDLATALRPLVADLRVEPLSDDADLWGGPVDDERYAIIAQVGISS; encoded by the coding sequence ATGACCCAGCTCACCTCCGCGATCACCGATTATTGGGATGCCGCCGCGCCGACGTTCGACGAAGAGCCGGACCACGGCCTGCGGGCCGAGCGCACGCGTGCCGCGTGGGACCGCCGCCTGCGGGCCTGGGCGCCGCCCGCTCCGGCCGGCATTCTCGACGTCGGCTGCGGCACCGGCTCCCTGTCCGTGCTGCTGGCCGCGGCCGGACACCGGGTGACCGGCGTGGACCTCGCCCCGCAGATGATCGACCACGCCCGCGCCAAGCTGTCGGCCGCCGGGCTCGAGGGCCGGTTCCTGGTCGGCGACGCCGCCGCGCCGCCCACCGGTGACGAACGGTTCGACGTGGTGCTCTGCCGCCATCTGGTGTGGACCCTGCCCGACCCACGGGCGGCCCTGGGCGAGTGGGTCTCCCGGCTGCGGCCGGGCGGCCGGCTGGTGCTGGTCGAAGGGCGCTGGGGCGAGGCGGGGCTGCCCTATGTGGCGGGAGCCGGCTCGCTGCCGTGGAGCGGCGGCGTCCGGGCCGACGACCTGGCCACCGCCCTGCGCCCGCTCGTCGCGGACCTGCGCGTCGAGCCGCTCAGCGACGACGCCGACCTGTGGGGCGGTCCCGTGGACGACGAACGCTATGCCATCATCGCCCAGGTAGGAATAAGCAGTTGA
- a CDS encoding NADPH-dependent F420 reductase — translation MRIGILGAGQMAEVLGAGWVKAGHEVVIGARSPEKAVKLAEGIGARGGDLRAAAEHGEAVLLAVPAAGISDVLGQVGALDGRVVVDCTNAFEPDAFTAAPGSFLLAEDAVAERVARLVPQARVVKAFNVCAAEVWASHQGLGVPLCGDDAAALDLVAGLVTDLGFEPVRAGGLNRARYLEAMSAFVVGLWFAGYDARDMLPALAEAFAQPD, via the coding sequence ATGCGTATCGGCATACTCGGCGCCGGACAGATGGCGGAGGTGCTCGGGGCAGGCTGGGTCAAGGCCGGTCACGAGGTTGTGATCGGCGCGCGGTCGCCGGAGAAGGCCGTCAAGCTGGCCGAGGGCATCGGGGCACGGGGCGGCGACCTGCGGGCGGCGGCGGAGCACGGCGAGGCTGTGCTGCTGGCTGTGCCCGCGGCCGGGATCTCCGACGTGCTGGGGCAGGTGGGAGCCCTGGACGGGCGGGTGGTCGTCGACTGCACCAACGCGTTCGAGCCGGACGCGTTCACCGCCGCGCCCGGCTCGTTCCTGCTGGCCGAGGACGCGGTGGCCGAGCGGGTGGCCCGGCTCGTGCCGCAGGCCAGGGTGGTCAAGGCGTTCAACGTGTGCGCCGCCGAGGTGTGGGCCTCTCACCAGGGACTCGGCGTCCCGCTCTGCGGGGACGACGCGGCCGCCCTGGACCTGGTCGCCGGGCTGGTCACCGATCTGGGGTTCGAGCCGGTACGCGCCGGCGGCCTGAACCGGGCCCGTTACCTGGAGGCCATGTCGGCGTTCGTGGTCGGGCTCTGGTTCGCGGGGTACGACGCCAGGGACATGCTGCCGGCGCTGGCCGAGGCGTTCGCCCAGCCCGACTAG
- a CDS encoding acyl-CoA thioesterase, translating to MMTEPFSVRLDVRSYEIDPQLHLNGGFYVQYADHARFACVRAAGVSVEDLLGSGLGPVNLETVIKYHHELRGGDEVDVSCAWEWGTGKTYRVHHLLRRLDGTPAAEVSHVSGLLDLKTRRLIPDPDREWRARATDPELLGLKP from the coding sequence ATGATGACTGAGCCGTTCAGCGTCCGCCTCGACGTCCGCAGCTACGAGATCGACCCCCAGCTCCACCTCAACGGCGGCTTCTACGTCCAGTACGCCGACCATGCCCGCTTCGCCTGCGTACGGGCCGCCGGCGTCTCCGTCGAGGACCTGCTCGGCAGCGGCCTCGGCCCCGTCAACCTGGAGACCGTCATCAAGTACCATCACGAGCTGCGCGGCGGCGACGAGGTGGACGTCTCCTGTGCCTGGGAATGGGGCACCGGCAAGACCTACCGAGTCCACCATCTGCTGCGGCGCCTCGACGGCACGCCGGCCGCGGAGGTCAGCCACGTGAGCGGCCTGCTCGATCTCAAGACCCGCCGGCTGATCCCCGACCCCGACCGTGAGTGGCGCGCCAGAGCCACCGACCCCGAACTCCTCGGACTCAAGCCCTAG